The Streptomyces sp. NBC_00659 genomic interval GACTGAGCGTCGGCGTCCTCAGGGCCGAGTCGACCCCCGCCGAACGGCGTGCCCAGTACGCCTGCGACGTCACCTACGGCACCAACACCGAGTTCGGTTTCGACTACCTGCGCGACAACATGGCCCGCTCCAAGGACGAACTCGTGCAGCGCGGGCACCACTTCGCGATCGTCGACGAGGCCGACTCGATCCTCATCGACGAGGCGCGCACCCCGCTGATCATCTCCGGGCCGGCCGACCAGCCGACGCACTGGTACGAGGCCTTCGCCGCGTTCGTCCAGCACATGAGGGGCGTAGCGGTGCAGGAGGAGCAGTTCACCACGCAGGCCGACAAGGACCGCCTCGCCGTCCTGCGGACGGGGCACGACTACGAGTACGACCCCAAGAAGCGCACGGTGTCGATCCTGGACCCCGGCGTCGAGTACCTCCAGGACCAGCTCGGCATCGACAGCCTCTACGAGTCCGACCACACCCCGCTGATCGGACACCTGAACAACGCGCTCAAGGCCAAGGAGCACTTCAGGAAGGACAAGGACTACGTCATCGTGGACGGCGAGGTGCTGATCGTCGACGAGCACACCGGCCGCATCCTTGCCGGCCGGCGCTACAACGAGGGACTGCACCAGGCCATCGAGGCCAAGGAAGGCGTCGCGATCAAGGACGAGAACCAGACGCTCGCCACGATCACCCTCCAGAACTTCTTCCGCCTCTACGGCAAGCTCGCCGGCATGACCGGCACCGCCATGACCGAGGCGGCCGAGTTCCACCAGATCTACCGGCTGCACGTCGTCCCGATCCCCACCAACCGGCCCATGGTCCGGCGCGACGACCCCGACCAGATCTACCGCACCGAGGAGGCTAAGTACGCCGCGGTCCTCGCCGACATAGCCGAGAAGCACGCCCTCGGCCGGCCGGTCCTGGTGGGCACCACCTCCGTCGAGAAGTCCGAGACGCTCTCCGCGCTGCTGCGCCGGCAGGGCATCCGGCACGAGGTGCTCAACGCCAAGAACCACCGGCGGGAGGCCCAGATCGTCGCCCAGGCCGGACGCCGGGGCGCCGTCACCGTGGCCACCAACATGGCGGGCCGCGGCACCGACATCATGCTCGGCGGCAACCCCGAGGCGATGGCGCTCGCCGAGGCGGGCGAGGACGCGGACCCCGGGGAACGGCGCGGGGTCCTCGACCGGATCACCTCCGCGGTCGCCGCCGAGCACGACGAGGTCACGGCGCTCGGCGGACTGTACGTACTGGGCACCGAGCGGCACGAGTCACGGCGCATCGACAACCAGCTCCGCGGCCGCTCCGGCCGCCAGGGCGACCCGGGCGCCTCCCGCTTCTACCTCTCCCTGGAGGACGACCTGATGCGGCTGTTCCGGGCCAACGTCGTCGACCGTGTGATGGCCATGGCGAACGTCCCCGACGACGTGCCCATCGAGAACAAGATGGTCACCCGCGCCATCGCCTCCGCCCAGGCCCAGCTGGAGCAGCAGCACTTCGAGTCGCGCAAGGACGTCCTGAAGTTCGACGAGGTCCTCAACCGGCAGCGCACCCTCATCTACGCCGAGCGCCGCCGCGTCCTGGACGGCGAGGACCTGAACGAACAGATCGCGCACTTCATGGAGGACACCGTCCGGGCGTACGTCGAGCGGGAGACCGGCGAGGGCTTCCCCGAGGAATGGGACCTGGAGAGGCTGTGGGGAGCCCTACGGCAGCTCTACCCTGTGGGGATCACGGTCGGGGAACTGGTGGACCTCCACGGCGGCCGTGAGGACCTCACCACAGAGCGGGTCCTCGAGACGGTCACCGACGACATCCGCGCCCGGTACGCGGAGCGCGAGAGGGAACTCGGCCCGGAGGCCCTGCGCGACCTGGAGCGTCTGGTCGTCCTGTCCGTCCTCGACCGCAAGTGGCGCGAGCACCTGTACGAGATGGACTACCTGCGCGAAGGCATCGGACTGCGCTGGACGCTCGGCCGCGAGCCGATCGTCGAGTACGAGCGCGAGGGCTACGACATGTACGGA includes:
- the secA gene encoding preprotein translocase subunit SecA, which gives rise to MPAKGLDAITGRIMRAGEGRMLRRLEHLAAQTGSLEEEFRALSDEELQALTPEYKERLGAGESLDDLLPEAFAAMREASRRILGMRHFDVQIMGGAALHLGHIAEMQTGEGKTLVGTLPVYLNALAGNGVHLVTVNDYLARRDAEWMGRAYRFLGLSVGVLRAESTPAERRAQYACDVTYGTNTEFGFDYLRDNMARSKDELVQRGHHFAIVDEADSILIDEARTPLIISGPADQPTHWYEAFAAFVQHMRGVAVQEEQFTTQADKDRLAVLRTGHDYEYDPKKRTVSILDPGVEYLQDQLGIDSLYESDHTPLIGHLNNALKAKEHFRKDKDYVIVDGEVLIVDEHTGRILAGRRYNEGLHQAIEAKEGVAIKDENQTLATITLQNFFRLYGKLAGMTGTAMTEAAEFHQIYRLHVVPIPTNRPMVRRDDPDQIYRTEEAKYAAVLADIAEKHALGRPVLVGTTSVEKSETLSALLRRQGIRHEVLNAKNHRREAQIVAQAGRRGAVTVATNMAGRGTDIMLGGNPEAMALAEAGEDADPGERRGVLDRITSAVAAEHDEVTALGGLYVLGTERHESRRIDNQLRGRSGRQGDPGASRFYLSLEDDLMRLFRANVVDRVMAMANVPDDVPIENKMVTRAIASAQAQLEQQHFESRKDVLKFDEVLNRQRTLIYAERRRVLDGEDLNEQIAHFMEDTVRAYVERETGEGFPEEWDLERLWGALRQLYPVGITVGELVDLHGGREDLTTERVLETVTDDIRARYAERERELGPEALRDLERLVVLSVLDRKWREHLYEMDYLREGIGLRWTLGREPIVEYEREGYDMYGAMTDAIKEESVGYVFNLDTAAPAPRALEPRDRADGLIFTAPTLDTADGVVEGAFAPAQPLRTASAVPGPTEAPADARPARGGPRSSGPASRRRRKR